GAGACCCGGGGAAATAACACCCACTGGGAGTGCCGCTGGGATCGGCATCCAAACACACACAACACTCGGCTCCATTTCCACGAACCACCAACCGGGACGAACATCTCAGATCTCGACCTTCCTTCGGATCATCCACTCGATGTGTACTCAACGGTGTTCGAAGCAATCGAGCAGCATATCGAGTCGCTCTGGTGAGTGATCTTTCCAACCGAACTGACCACCAGTGGCAATGGATTACGAAAACTCCGGCCGCTCGGCATACCCGTCGGATCGCGCGTGTGCTAGCGTCTCGGAATGTCTCTAGTCGGGACGCACCCATCATTACGTGTTCGCACGAGGTATACAGCACACTGCCACCAACCTCGCTGAACCTGATAGAACACTCAGAGACTAGCAAGCCGAAAGAGTGAGACTCACTCCTCGATGCTACCAACGGCTAACCGTGCGACTGACCGGACATCCTCATCAGAATCAGTTGTAGCAACTTCACGTAGCTTCTCTAATCTTTGCGTTCCACCCCACGTTCTGCGATCTCTGCTGCTATCATCGACGAGACACCACGTTCGTCGTTGGCGACACAACATTCACTGTTGCCAGAGACCCAATTAAAAATAACCCGAGAGACGCCGCGAGAGAGATTTTATCAGCTATTGCGGGGGAGACCACTGAAAATGATCCCAACGGGAGCATGAGGAGACTGTGCGCCACTCAGCGCGTCTTGGGTGGCCTACTCTGACGTGTCTACAATCTCGTCGTAGTACGCGTCCTCCCCAAGCACGACCTGAATCTCACCCGACGGCGCGTACTCGTAATCAGTCCCGTTGAGAACGTACACCTTCCCCTTGTCTAAACGGAGGTCCGCATCGTACACCACGAACGGCCGGACCTCATCGTCACTCATCGACCGATCACGCAGCAAGCCCTTCTGGTACGGCTTGTGACTGTCGAGGTCTTGGATGTGAGTGACAAGCGCCTTCACGAGGACGTTGTCGCCAGAGCCGCTCAGATCGGTGAGGTGGGTGAGACCCTCTCGAACCGCCATTATCGACCCTCCGTGTAGCGCACAGTAATCGTCCCAGTTGTCCGCCCCTCGGGCGTCTCTGCGCCACACCACGGGCAGGCGTCCATCAGCGCTGCCTCGTGCGGCTTCTCACACTCCGGGCACTGTACGGCACCAGGCGTCCGGACACGAGTCGCAGCCGCATCGAGTACGGTCACAAGGGCGTTGCCAGTTCGGCAGATAACGACATCGGCAGGCGGGTAGTAGCGAGCACCGTCGAAATCCTTGTCAGGGAGCTCTGCGGTTACCCCGTCGTTCCAGAGTGTCTGGACGGAGTGGTCAGTCTCGGGGGAGCGCTCAGCGAGGCGCAGCGTGGCGTGAGTGGTCGTGAGCGGCTGGTGCGTCGTCGGGTGGGGTGTGACGGACATTTGTTGTGGTGTTCGGCCGGCGGTGAGCGAGCAGTTCCTCAGTGACTTCCAGGCTCGGGGAGCACAGAACTACAAAATCGGGGGAATGATAAATAACTTTCTGCGATACTTTTACTTATCCTCGGTTTTCGCGGACGTATGTGCGTATATGGGCGCATACGCAGCGCAGATGCGCACATATGGGCGGCTGGGCGGCCGGGTACAGGCACGCTCGGCTGTGTGCCCCGGGTGCGCTCGGCCCCGGGTGCGCTAGCGCATTAATTGACGCGCGTGGTAACCGCGCGGGCGCGATTAACGCACGCGGGCGCTATTAATGCGCGCGCGTTTCGGCGTTATCATAGATAGAAGGTTCTACTGTAAGGGGGCCGAAGGGGGTCCTGCTGTAAGGGAACTCTCTACAGGTGGACCTCTGCTCCAGAAGAACAGCTCAAAACATTCGATATCAAATTCCGCACAAGGTGGTTACGGAGGAGTTGACATAATCTCGGCAAACAAGACATATAGACGGGTTTCCGGATTTAGAGAATGGACGCACTACTCGATCAAATTCAAGAACTGACTCTTGGTAATGTCAGCGGTGATTACTAGCTTGATCCCACCGAGGTACTCGGTTGAGGGCCTCCACGCCTCTGACCACTTCTCACGGAACGGGTCGTGCGTAAGTTCGATATCTGAATGTCGACAAGACCTACACGCTACGCATCAATGGTCCGGACACAGTTTCTGAATTAGGGGCCGGACCGGTATACGAGACTGTTGAGAAGCGTAAACCATCTCCACTGGGAGCCCTCGGTTGGATCACACTCATCATCTTAGGCCACTCCTCGTAACAATAATCTTATTTGTAGGGATATAGAGGTGGTGAAGTAGATGGTATCTATTGATTTGGATTCAATGGTAGATGAATTTAATTCTAGCCGTAACCCTCAGCTGTTTGAAGCAGACAAGCAGAAATTAATTGAAAAAGACGACTGGCGAGTTGATAGCGGAGTTGATGTTCAGGCGATTCGAAGCACACTTTCACAATACAGTGCGCTGTACACGTCAGGGGAACTGCGAATACCGCTACACGAAATGGATTCGCCGGAACTCACGGCGGAGTACATTATTTACAAAAAGACCCGATTCGGGCCAACATACGCATATTACGATACTGACCGTGACAGGCGGAATCGGATTAGCGTCAGCGACGTGGGACAAACTTTGTGCGGATGGCGACTTCGATTCTGGCATCCAGATTTTGAGCCAGATTCTGAACCATCGTTTCAAACATTGTCTGCGGAGGACCAACAACTCATAGAAACGCTACCGGAATCTATCTCCCCGTCATCGTGGTCTAAAAGCCGTGCTGATGATCTTTATGACCATCTACATGACTTCATCAGATCTCAAAAAGATGAAAAGAAACAAACGAAGTTGGAAGATTATCGAGTCCTAAGCCAATGGGAATACAAGCGGAGTCATGGAGGGGTACATGAAGTTGTTCCAGTAGTTAGTACGTCGTCAAACTCGGGGGCAAAACAATGGTATGTTCAGATCCCAGAAGACAGCGATATTCTGGAAAATGATGAGTTTATTTCCGTAGCAACGGACATCTGGATCGACAATGATGTGCTGATTGATTCTCCGCCCGGTGACGAGTCACCAGATACTTTCCCAGTTGAAGCGACCGTAAAAGAAGTTGATTCTAAGGGCTTTACTGTTACACTCCAAAGCGGAACCAATCGAACAGAGAAAGCAGAGCTTCAACGGAGATTTGCGGGAAAAGATGCGCTCCTTGCCATCTACCCGTTGTTCAATCCCGTCCCTCATGATCGTAAACTCAACGGGATTTGCACAGTTCGTGATTCTTCGTCAGAACGAGCGGCGATTACTGGGAATGATGACCTTGAATTCACCCCAGAACGTGCCTTGCGACCCAATTTTCCGGAGTTGAATGAATCTCAGCGGTTGGCTGCGAAACAGGCAATCGCAGCCGATGAAGTTGCATTGATTCATGGTCCCCCTGGTACTGGAAAAACTCGGACACTAATTGCGCTAATCCGGTACTTCGTCCAGCAAGATATGGACGTACTTGCTTGCGCTCACTCAAACCAAGCGACAGACAACCTGTTAGTTGGCGGTTCAACGCAAGAAGACCCGGAAGAAGGGAGTCTACACGAAGCAGCATTGAATGGTGATATGGAGATCGCCCGGATTGGTTCTGGGTCAGAAAATCCGGTCGTTCGTCAACACTACGCCAACATTGCACGTTCGAACGCCGATGTAATAGGGGCGACCATGAGTTCAACAGCGGAGCTTAATCGTAACGAGTTCGATGTTGTAGTTGTGGACGAAGCTTCACAGGCGACAATGCCTGCCACATTTCTCCCGGATCTCGCTGCAGAGAAGATAATTTTGGCTGGAGACCACAAACAGCTCCCGCCGTACGGTTCCCAAGAGCTGCGAGAACGAGAAATGGAGGTATCCTTATATGAGCACTTTGTTGAGCGATACGGTCAAGACTTGCCCGTGATGCTGACTACACAGTACCGAATGCACGAACAGATAGCCGAGTTTCCCAGCGACCAATTTTATGACAGTAACGTAGTCACAGCTAAGAGAGACAGCGACTACACGATGTTTGATTTCTCCCCAGTAGTCGCACATCAAGTCGCCGGTGATGAGGAGAAGGTCCATGGGCGGACGTATACGAACGAACGTGAAGCAGAAGTCGTTGCCCACCACGTCTACGAACTTCGGGAAGCAGGGGTCCCGGAGTCGGAAATAGGAATCATCACCGGATACACAGGCCAAATCCAGACAATACGACAGGAGTTAGATAGACTTGACACGCGTACTGCTGATATCGTCGTGGATACAGTTGATTCGTTCCAAGGGGGTGAACGAGCGGCAATCATCATGTCCTTCTGCCGGTCGAATGAGAGTGGGAACTCCGGATTCCTCTCATTCCCAGATGAAGGACCTCGACGATTGAACGTCGCATTAACCCGCGCGAAGTACAGACTAGTGCTTATTGGCAACTGGGACACGCTCTGTGCTGAAGAACCATCCGGCCGAGCAGATTGTAGCCAGCTCTATAGGGGTTTCAAATCATGGCTCATAGAGCAGGATTGTTTTGAGCCAGCCCCTACATCAATTGTTGACTGAAGTAGGCTAAAAGAATAGAGCGGTATCTCAATATAGAGCATTGATTCTACCTAAGACTATCTTTCTTCGAGGAGAGAATCCCGCCGTTCACGGCGGGCGTGAATCCGACATCGCCTCCACAACCTACGTTCAGCAACAATACGGATATTTAACTAATAGTGTATCGTAGCATGACGTACACCGAGGCGGTCACACCGCCCACTCAAATGCACAATATCGGGACTCCGAGGCCCAGAACGTTCGAGACACACTCTCGAACCGCTGTGGTGTCTCGGTCAAGATAACTCCGAGTCCCCTGCCGGGATAGGAGTAACGGCGGTGTGGCCCCGCCATCGGCCTGTCATGCCGACAGGCCGTGAACCAGCAAATATCCCAACCCAGCGGTGTAGTGCCGTGGGAAGCCTCGCCGTTTACGGCGAGGAGGAGGTCACCTGAGATGTGTTTTGTAACTAGCAATACGCTATGAATGAATGATTAAATAATGTCACGATTGCTCAACACGTATCCTAACAAAACGGTGAGCGCCGTCCCGACATATGTCTGTAATAGCACAATGAATTCAGTTATATTCTGCTTGCTGATATCAATTAATTGGATTTCTCCTTGTACTCCTGATATCGGATGTGGCGGCGCAGTTACAAATGTGACTACACTATAGTACACTGAGTCTCCCTCAATCGGCTGTTGAACCTGTGTACTATACCATAGAGCCGGAAATAATACAAATATTAATGACCATAAAAAAACCCGGGATATCATTACCCCGTGCCCTGTCAACACCCTCGATAAATAGCTACCTAGCCACTGAAATGGGTGCTTGCGGCGCAGCGCCTCTTTCGCTCTGGCACGACGTTGATAAGAGTATAGTTTTTTATGATGATCATCCATCCCTTTTTCCTGAAATACCTTCCGTAGTTTTTCATAGCCCCGTGCTCTATGTTCCCAAAGATTACTTTGAGTATTAATTGGTCTGTGACGGAAACCGGTCCGTAATGGCAACAACATCCCCACAGTCGTATCTGAATTTACTTGAACTTCATTTGGGTTGGCGATCTTGATATGATCTATCGCGGTTTTTGCCAAATTAACATTTCTCAAGTCCGCATCGGAAAGATTAGCACCGCTGAGGTCTGCTCTCGTCATGTCTGTACCATTTAAGATCGGACCTGCAAGATTCTGCTCAGAGAGGTCAGCACCACGGAGATTTGTGTCTGAGAAATCGGCACCATCTAATTGAGCATTTTTTAATTGAACTTCTTTACAATTAGCATCAGTAATATCCGTCTTACAGAATCCAACTTGAGTTCTAGGACCGATAATAACTGGTGGGTGATTCAAACGGCCTGATTCAATATTTGCACCCGTCAACACGGCGTCGTGGAGAGTAGCGCTTCGTAGGTCTGCTTCGACGAGGCAAGCGTCTGTAAGATTAGCGCTTGATAAATCGGCACCTGAAAAAGGTCTATCAAAAAGAGAAAGCCCGTACTCTTTAAGTACACTTTCTTCATCCCATCCTGCAAAAGTTCCATCAACAAATTCATGAGAGAAGTCTGCGTCTCTTAGGTTCGCCTGCCGGAAGTTTGCGTCTGTTAGGTCCGCCTGCCGGAAGTCCGCGTTTCTTAGGTCCGTCTGCCGGAAGTCCGCTTCAGAAAGGTTTGTGTTCCGAAAATCGGCATCACGTAATGCAATATTTCTGAAACAGATAGCGTCTTGAAGCTCAATCCCGTTGAGTTTTGCACCGTCAAGTAGCTCATACGGTTTGTTATCACTCCTTCTATCTGATTTCACCCGATTGTTTTTAAGATTGGTAACAGTTTTATTTGTCTCTTCAGGATCAGCATGCCACCAACATCGGTCTATACCCTCAGTGTCAACAGTTCTTCGCCAGCAACAGCTTTGATTATTCGCCACATTATCATCATAGTTTTCTTCCCATGTGTATTCACAGCGCTGGGCAGTGTGACCTTCTCCCATGGAGTCTATTACAGTATTCTACGTATCAACTCTTATCATGTTTTTTAATCCAACTAAAATTGTGTGATAGGATCGACACATTGAGTCTACTTTGATCTGCTGTGCTTTGTGCGCTGTTGAATAGCGCCGCCTAAACGAGATGTGAGCAACCGCGATTCTATGATTGCGCGGCCTTCACCAGTATCGGAATGAAAATAAACCGGCGAGTCGTCATTACGTTATCGTCTCGTGATCATCATGGGACACCTGTGCTGTCCGAATCACTAGCTCTCTGGTGAGTTAGAATTCGGTGTGCCGTATGAGATGACGTGGTCGTGCTACCGGAACGAGGAGCCAGCATGTGGGACGTGCGATGGGTGTGCGTTCCGGGTTGAAGCGTTCCGGATTGCCGGATCACGTGATCCGATCGCGTATGCTGAGCGGCCGGAGTCCTCATAATATCCTCTTCAACAGACAAAGAAACCGCCGCTGTACCTTCTTTTGATTAGGATCAGTTGCTGGTATCGCCCGTAAACTCATCCTCTCCGTTGAGTCGTCCCGTGACCCCATTCATAGCATAGATGAGTGTTGCTGCGACGTCGAACGCCTCTGGTCGTGACAGTCCCGAGATTGGCTTGGTCACGAACTCTTCACCATCCACATTTACACCAGTGATCGGAGTTACTGTATAGTCGCCATCGCCCATCGTCCCGTCAAGGCGGACGAAGATTGTCTGATCGTCATCCCATATCCACTCAACGTAGTACTCGTCATGAATCTCCTCGCTCCACCCTGACGGGTAATAATCAAGATGCTCAGTTTCGCTTTCAGGCATGAGACGCACATTGATGTCGTCTACAGCAACAAATAAATCTGGTTGCGCGTCACTCCGTAGGATGGTTCCAAAATAGTAGCGTACGTGACTTACACAAGGTGAGCTACCCCTTCTACAGAATGGGTTAGAACTCGTCCTGTAATTTGTCCATCTTACATTGGACACAGAGGTCATCGAAAAAGCAGGAGATGTTATCGTACGGGCAGTCGCGGTCCTCGACGTTGACCGATTGGCGACACTTTTCGTTTTTCCAAATCGACTCCCAGACGTCGATGTCCATGTCGGCTGAGCTGAAGACCACGTCTTGCTCTCGGTCGATGATTTTCGCGGTGGTGACCTCGTGTTGATGTTCTTTGACGAGCGTTATCGCCTCCGTGTAGGATGAACACGGGATCGCTCGTGTCTCAGCATGGTCATCAAGGAGTTTCACTCTGATTCGCCCGTCATACTCCTCGGTTGGCTCTAAGTGATTTGTCATGACGCGTGAGTTCTCAAACCCCACGCAAAAGCATTTGTGTCTGGGTGCTCGCCTGTCACCGGTCACATCAACCTTCTCTCGAAGAATTCGACTGCTTTTGAGGAGGGCAACGTCAGAAGCCAATTGCTATCACGTGGAAGAGAGGGTTTGTATACGATGAGTGCTGGGAATGAGTTAACTGAGTTCTACGACTGTCTGGCTGTCCTCTATCGATCACTTCCTTCCGAGGCGGATTCGGAATGGCAGGAGGCGGTGAAGTCCGTTCTGTACGGTGGAGAGTTGTTGGCTGACGAGGCATCTTGCTACGGGTCGCAACAGAAAGACCGGAATCTGGGGAAGCGGAAGGAGTACGCACAACGACATGGGAACGGGAAGCGAGTAACAGAGTTTTCGGCGATTACGGTCGCGGAGCCACGTGCGTCGGATCGCCGCTACGTACCCTCGGATGAGAAACTCCCGGTTGCGCCGGAGTCGGGGGACGTGCTTCCGGTGAAGGTGACGAGCGAAGAGGTGGACCGGGCAATTGCGTTACTGGCGGAGTTCCCGGCTGAACCAGCGGCTGATCGGCCTGGAGTGGGTGTCGATGTGCTGCTTGACCCAGCGCGGGTTCGAGAGGCGCGGCAAACCGCGAGTCAGGGTGCCGGTGATGAGGAGACGACGGTGCTGTTTGTGAGTGATACCCACCTCGGGTATGAGAACCGCGCAGAGACAGGGAGTGGGAAGGCAATGTCGTGGATCGACGAGATTTCGAGTCGAGAAACAGTACACCGTATTCGAACGATTGCGATCGAGCAAGACGTTGATGCGGTACTCCACACTAGGGATGTCTTGGACCACGAGGTGGATCCGGTGACGCTTGATGCGGCAGCATCGAATTTAGATATCCTGTCGCAACTCGGAATCCCGGTGTACTGTATCATCGGTACACACGATCATAATGCAGCAAATCCGCAGCATTCGGGATCTGTCGATGGGATTGCGTGGCTGAAAGAGCAGGTGAGCGATGGGACTCTTACGGAGCTGTCCGCGACTCCGACGACAGTTGCTGGTAGATCGCTTGATGTATATGGTGTGTCGGCAGAGAACGTCGGAATCGACGATGTCGGGACCTACAAATCGCGGGGGTGGCGACCATCTGAGATCACGTTCGGCAAGGCGTCACCGGGGCCGAACGTATTGTGTCTACACGAGGGGATGACACCGTACCGGTCCCGAAGCGTTGCGGATGTTGATCTTGATGAGTTACTTACAGAGTCTCACGTGTTATTTGATTGCGTGCTAGTCGGAGATGAGCACCGACCGAAACACGATGATTTCGAGAATGGGTATGCGTTCGAGACCCAGGATGGAACGCCAGTTCTGTACACAGGGCCTGCAGCCCGAGTGAGCTGGCCGTACCGTGACCGCGACGCGTTTGTAACAGTCCTTACAATCAGTGACAGCGGTATCACCACGACGCGGCACACAGTGTGAGCACTATTCGGTGAGTGTTGAGCCGATGTCAGTTAAGATGAGCGGGGTGCCAGATGGACTCCGTGTGTGAGCTTCTAGTCTCCTGATGTTGCTTCACTCTCGTTCCCGATAGTTACTCTTTCAGTTTCCAACCCATTTCTTTAGAAGAAACATCATGTTCTCTGAGGAACCGGCGTTTTCGGTCTTCTGGCCACGAATTGCCGTACTTCTCGGCGTATTTCATCCGAGTCGATTTTTCTTGTGAATCTACCGATTCTTTGTCCGATTCAAATGTTTCATTATCATCATGCCGACTTGATTCACTCTTTCCCTGTTGTTTTGAGTGACTACTAGAGGGTTCGGTCGCCGCCACGTCTTCAGGAGTAAACGTAGGCCCATCTTCCCCGTCATGAGTGGTTCCGTCACTGTCGCCGACAGTCCCTGGCATTGAATCGCCCACATCGTGGTTCTTATCTTTCCGTCGGCGTTTGCCCATGCTAAATAGAATACATATTTATGTGATAATACTTTGGGAAAGATCGAATCGCATCAGATATTTCCAGATATTGTAAGTTCCTTCATCGGGGGAGTTCACGTTAACTATATTCAGAGGTATTGTTTTACGACCCGATTAGCAGATCTAATTTTCAACCTGTAGTTCAAAACTCAGATGTAGACTACAACTTACTCCCAACGTACCATTGAACCGCGGTAGCAATGACGTCTTCACGTGATTGAGCAGGCGATGAAGGATGCTCGGTAACGGCGTCGACGAGTGCGGGGTCAACGCGGATCGTCACAGTTGGTGTCTGGTCGTCTGTGTCGAGTCCGACAAGATCTCCAAGCAGTTCTCCGTAGGCAGTGGTTTTGAACGAATCAAGATCACTGAACTCATCGGAATCCGCAACTACGCCAGCTAAGGCCTGATCCATTATCGACGATTGTGAGGTGGCACTGGTCTCCGGTTCAGTCTCTGTTCCACGAAGTCGGTCACCAAGGTATGCTGTCGTCGCGTCGGTAGCAACATCAGCGATGGTCATCGGACCTTCGTCAGTCTCTGCTATGAGGTGAGTGGCAAGTGTAGTTGTTAGCGGCTCTAACACAACGGAGAATGCCCGGTGGTCTTCCTGCTCAGGCGATGTAGTGGGCGATTCTGGTGCGGGTTGAGACTTGGTCGTTTCTGTTTCCGGAATTTCCGACGTAGATTGAGTGTCGGTTGTTTCTGTTTCCGGCTTCGAATCCGACGACACGGATGGAGCACCAGGAGAATCCACATCCTCCTCACTGTCTGCTGACGTAGTAGCGTCCGAATCATCAGACTCAGCGGTTGAACGAACTGAATCAGATTGTGATGTATTGTGATCGGCATCACCAGCGCCATCGGTATTTTCATCATCAGGTGACTCGGTTTCGTCTGCCAATGTCGCTGACTGCTGACTACGCCGTGCGATTTCTTTGAGATCTCCTTTTGAGAGTTCTCCGGATTGTATTGCGGAGACAACCCAGTCATCAAGTTGGTTGAATGATGCGCCAGTGGTGCGAACAAGCCCTACGGATTCGGTTGGTGAGCCTTGCGAGTCGGATGTAGCGTCGTCTTGATTGTCATCTGAGGTCGTCATGCTGGGTGAGTCTGATTTGCGGGCAGTTGCCGTCGAGGAGCCAGGATCGCTATCAGAGGCCTCTGTTGTGGTCGGGCCGGTATACGCCGTCTCCTGGGCCAGTACCTGTTTCACGTGCTCGATATCAATGCCTTCAGCCGCAAGATCGGCCTTTGAGGAGCGTGCTAGACTGGGAAAGTCGACATCGGAAAAGAGGTCTGTTTCAGTTAATGCACCGACGCTTTGGGTCGTGGCTTGCGTTGGGGTCCGACCGCCGTTGGGATCCCATGGCGGTGCGCGCCACTGTCCGTTCGCGTACAGCGTGTACTCGCCAGCATCCGATGGTGACCACACGCTACTATCGAGATAATTGAATTGGTTACCAGCCCCGCGATGTGTATGCGTGATAACGGTGTGCTGTGGGTTAGCCGACTCATGTACCGATTCTAGCGCGTCGTATTCCGGATGGTTCACGATGCGGAAGTCATGAACGGTACACTGTCCGCTCCGAATCGGAGATTGCCCGGACCCAATCAGCTGTACGACACACGCGTCTGGCTGGTCCCGTAACACGCCATATAGTCGGCCAGAACTACGTTCACTCGGAACATCTGGGCCTGCGATCGTGATTATCCCGCGTCCTAAGGCCTCATCGGTATGCGAAAACTCCGGGACAGGTTGGACAGCGTCAGCCTCGTACTCCAATCGCTCATACAACTTTGCAGCCTGCCCAACGACGCGTACTCGGACTCCAAGTTCTAATTGCTCAATCAACGCGCCCAATAGATACGCAACGTGAACACCCACAATACCGCTTGTCGTGACGAGTGTCTGCATTCCACTATGTGCTTGCTGTAGCGCAATACCTAGCCCCTCAGACAACTCTGAAGAGAAGTTGCTGCTCGTCGCCACAGTGAGAAAGAGGACATCTACGTCTTGAATCGACTCAAGTGGGAGTCCCGGATAGCCGCCCGCCCGGGTGAGTGTAAAATCACCCGTCGCAAGAATATACCCGGTGTCGACACCTTGATCCTTCTCAAATCTGAATAGGTACCCACTGCCCCTGGGACGTGGCCGGCAGGAACCGGATGAAACGCTACGTCTGATCCGACCGACGTCCACTCGTCGACCGGTTCGATCGCCGCTACCATCGAATCATCCGCTTCAACGCCTGTCTGTTGTGTGGCGATATCGAACACATCGCCGATGATTTTCGCCGTTGCTGGCGAGGTGTATACTGACGTGTCGGGGTCTACACACTGATTTAGAGACTGGTAATGATCCGAGTGCGCGTGAGTGAGACAGACAGCGTCAATTGTTTCGCCGGGACTCAGTATCCGATCAAGCTCAAGTTCTGCCCCGGCATCGACTAAGATGGTTGTCGGACTATCGGTGTTTGCAGA
The sequence above is a segment of the Halorubrum sp. 2020YC2 genome. Coding sequences within it:
- a CDS encoding AAA domain-containing protein, translated to MVSIDLDSMVDEFNSSRNPQLFEADKQKLIEKDDWRVDSGVDVQAIRSTLSQYSALYTSGELRIPLHEMDSPELTAEYIIYKKTRFGPTYAYYDTDRDRRNRISVSDVGQTLCGWRLRFWHPDFEPDSEPSFQTLSAEDQQLIETLPESISPSSWSKSRADDLYDHLHDFIRSQKDEKKQTKLEDYRVLSQWEYKRSHGGVHEVVPVVSTSSNSGAKQWYVQIPEDSDILENDEFISVATDIWIDNDVLIDSPPGDESPDTFPVEATVKEVDSKGFTVTLQSGTNRTEKAELQRRFAGKDALLAIYPLFNPVPHDRKLNGICTVRDSSSERAAITGNDDLEFTPERALRPNFPELNESQRLAAKQAIAADEVALIHGPPGTGKTRTLIALIRYFVQQDMDVLACAHSNQATDNLLVGGSTQEDPEEGSLHEAALNGDMEIARIGSGSENPVVRQHYANIARSNADVIGATMSSTAELNRNEFDVVVVDEASQATMPATFLPDLAAEKIILAGDHKQLPPYGSQELREREMEVSLYEHFVERYGQDLPVMLTTQYRMHEQIAEFPSDQFYDSNVVTAKRDSDYTMFDFSPVVAHQVAGDEEKVHGRTYTNEREAEVVAHHVYELREAGVPESEIGIITGYTGQIQTIRQELDRLDTRTADIVVDTVDSFQGGERAAIIMSFCRSNESGNSGFLSFPDEGPRRLNVALTRAKYRLVLIGNWDTLCAEEPSGRADCSQLYRGFKSWLIEQDCFEPAPTSIVD
- a CDS encoding metallophosphoesterase yields the protein MSAGNELTEFYDCLAVLYRSLPSEADSEWQEAVKSVLYGGELLADEASCYGSQQKDRNLGKRKEYAQRHGNGKRVTEFSAITVAEPRASDRRYVPSDEKLPVAPESGDVLPVKVTSEEVDRAIALLAEFPAEPAADRPGVGVDVLLDPARVREARQTASQGAGDEETTVLFVSDTHLGYENRAETGSGKAMSWIDEISSRETVHRIRTIAIEQDVDAVLHTRDVLDHEVDPVTLDAAASNLDILSQLGIPVYCIIGTHDHNAANPQHSGSVDGIAWLKEQVSDGTLTELSATPTTVAGRSLDVYGVSAENVGIDDVGTYKSRGWRPSEITFGKASPGPNVLCLHEGMTPYRSRSVADVDLDELLTESHVLFDCVLVGDEHRPKHDDFENGYAFETQDGTPVLYTGPAARVSWPYRDRDAFVTVLTISDSGITTTRHTV
- a CDS encoding pentapeptide repeat-containing protein produces the protein MGEGHTAQRCEYTWEENYDDNVANNQSCCWRRTVDTEGIDRCWWHADPEETNKTVTNLKNNRVKSDRRSDNKPYELLDGAKLNGIELQDAICFRNIALRDADFRNTNLSEADFRQTDLRNADFRQADLTDANFRQANLRDADFSHEFVDGTFAGWDEESVLKEYGLSLFDRPFSGADLSSANLTDACLVEADLRSATLHDAVLTGANIESGRLNHPPVIIGPRTQVGFCKTDITDANCKEVQLKNAQLDGADFSDTNLRGADLSEQNLAGPILNGTDMTRADLSGANLSDADLRNVNLAKTAIDHIKIANPNEVQVNSDTTVGMLLPLRTGFRHRPINTQSNLWEHRARGYEKLRKVFQEKGMDDHHKKLYSYQRRARAKEALRRKHPFQWLGSYLSRVLTGHGVMISRVFLWSLIFVLFPALWYSTQVQQPIEGDSVYYSVVTFVTAPPHPISGVQGEIQLIDISKQNITEFIVLLQTYVGTALTVLLGYVLSNRDII